The Erythrobacter sp. JK5 genome includes a region encoding these proteins:
- a CDS encoding AI-2E family transporter has product MPNQSHHTIELQQISFLLILAAVTIMLVWIAWPFATSLLWSALAAIMFQPLYKWSLIKCRGKRNPAAVLTLTIILLAVILPALWIGTLVVQEALELIGALQDDPIDLAAWATQIYDMLPARLQNMIDESGWTDMSEAQNRLQDLLGESSGMLASQAVSIGSGALGFILSFALGLYVTYFLLRDGSRIAETILHSAPVEREIADRLGQRFIGIVRAVIKGSGVVGLVQGTLGGITMAIAGVPSALLLGVLMAILALIPAVGTALVWVPVGIWLLATGAVWQGVFVLGSGFIIISSADNVLRPILVGRDTGIPDWIILVTTLGGLSIAGFSGIVLGPLVAGLFLATWSILQEQRAEDEEAAERYRTRVGVDGKARPLEDPAEDHEPVPRHENA; this is encoded by the coding sequence ATGCCCAACCAGTCGCATCACACCATCGAACTGCAGCAGATCAGCTTCCTGCTGATCCTCGCGGCGGTGACGATCATGCTGGTATGGATTGCGTGGCCTTTTGCCACATCGCTGCTGTGGTCGGCGCTTGCGGCGATCATGTTTCAGCCGCTTTACAAGTGGTCGTTGATCAAATGCCGCGGCAAGCGCAATCCGGCGGCCGTCCTGACGCTCACGATCATACTCCTGGCGGTAATCCTCCCGGCGCTGTGGATCGGGACATTGGTGGTGCAGGAAGCTCTGGAGCTGATCGGGGCGTTGCAGGACGATCCGATCGATCTCGCCGCCTGGGCGACCCAGATCTACGATATGCTGCCAGCCCGATTGCAGAACATGATCGACGAAAGCGGATGGACCGATATGTCCGAAGCGCAAAACCGCCTGCAGGACCTGCTCGGCGAAAGTTCGGGGATGCTTGCCAGCCAGGCGGTGTCGATCGGCAGCGGCGCGCTGGGTTTCATCCTGAGTTTCGCGCTTGGGCTCTACGTAACCTATTTCCTGCTGCGCGACGGATCGCGGATCGCCGAGACGATCCTGCATTCGGCCCCGGTCGAACGCGAGATTGCCGACCGGCTCGGCCAGCGCTTCATCGGGATCGTCCGCGCTGTCATCAAGGGATCAGGCGTGGTCGGCCTCGTCCAGGGGACGCTGGGCGGCATCACCATGGCGATCGCCGGGGTACCCTCGGCGCTGCTGCTGGGCGTGCTGATGGCGATCCTCGCCCTGATCCCGGCGGTCGGCACGGCGCTGGTCTGGGTGCCGGTCGGAATCTGGCTGCTGGCCACGGGCGCGGTGTGGCAGGGCGTTTTCGTGCTCGGATCGGGCTTCATCATCATCAGTTCGGCCGACAACGTGCTGCGCCCGATCCTGGTCGGTCGCGACACCGGCATCCCCGACTGGATCATTCTCGTGACCACGCTGGGTGGACTGTCGATCGCCGGGTTTTCGGGCATAGTGCTGGGACCGCTGGTGGCCGGCCTGTTCCTCGCCACCTGGTCGATCCTGCAGGAACAACGCGCCGAAGACGAGGAAGCGGCAGAGCGCTATCGCACACGGGTGGGCGTCGATGGCAAGGCCCGGCCGCTCGAAGACCCTGCGGAAGACCACGAACCGGTTCCCCGCCACGAGAACGCCTGA
- the gyrB gene encoding DNA topoisomerase (ATP-hydrolyzing) subunit B, producing MDENTPENTENTPEKARQMGEYGADSIKVLKGLDAVRKRPGMYIGDTDDGSGLHHMVFEVSDNAIDEALAGHCDLVLIELNPDGSVSVEDNGRGIPVGMHKGEGVSAAEVIMTQLHAGGKFENTSDDNAYKVSGGLHGVGVSVVNALSEWLELTIWRDGKEHWMRFEHGDAVAPLEIRGDAPKVDRNPDDNGFKKGTRVTFKASTDTFKNVTEFDFDKLEHRYRELAFLNSGVRILLRDKRHEDVLEHDLFYEGGIAAFVKYLDRNKQPLVAEPIAVSADKDGIGIDVSLQWNDSYYENVLCFTNNIPQRDGGTHLAAFRAALTRTLNGYADREGLLKKEKVSLTGEDMREGLSAIVSVKLPDPKFSSQTKDKLVSSEVRSPLESLMGEKMTEWLEENPADAKAIIQKIIDAAAAREAAKRAREMSRKGAMSVASLPGKLADCQERDATKAELFLVEGDSAGGSAKQGRDRKIQAILPLKGKILNVERARFDRIISSKEVGTLIQAMGTGIRDEFNLEKLRYHKIVIMTDADVDGAHIRTLLLTFFHRQMPEIVKAGHLFIAQPPLFKVSKGRSEVYLKDQAALDRYLVDAGLQGRVLETAGGARSGEDLHGLVGHALRVRNLMAFVPRKYDPSVIEQMALSGALDPDLARDVRAQALDLAARRLATADDDARWSAQLREDGSVRFDRVWRGVTDVHEIEAKFMGSAEARKLHSLAGQQAEVYARPARLVKAGDVAEADEPEVPDDADEAEEEVIDASTDDAIFRPTQLLDNVLAAGRKGLSIARYKGLGEMNAEQLWETTLDPEARVLLQVKVEDADVTDEIFTRLMGDVVEPRREFIQDNALNVANLDV from the coding sequence ATGGACGAGAACACTCCCGAAAACACCGAAAACACCCCTGAAAAAGCCCGCCAGATGGGCGAATACGGGGCGGATTCCATCAAGGTTCTCAAGGGCCTGGACGCGGTTCGCAAGCGCCCCGGCATGTATATCGGCGACACCGATGACGGATCGGGCCTGCATCACATGGTGTTCGAAGTGTCGGACAACGCCATCGACGAGGCGCTGGCGGGTCATTGCGACCTCGTGCTGATCGAGCTGAACCCCGACGGCAGCGTCTCTGTCGAGGACAACGGTCGCGGCATTCCGGTCGGCATGCACAAGGGCGAAGGCGTCTCCGCCGCCGAAGTCATCATGACCCAGCTGCATGCGGGCGGGAAGTTCGAAAACACCTCCGACGACAACGCCTACAAGGTCTCGGGCGGCCTGCACGGCGTCGGCGTGTCGGTGGTGAATGCGCTGTCCGAATGGCTCGAACTGACCATCTGGCGCGACGGCAAGGAGCACTGGATGCGCTTCGAGCATGGCGATGCGGTCGCCCCGCTCGAAATCAGGGGCGATGCGCCCAAGGTCGATCGGAACCCCGACGACAACGGCTTCAAGAAGGGCACGCGGGTGACCTTCAAGGCGTCGACCGACACCTTCAAGAACGTCACCGAATTCGACTTCGACAAGCTCGAGCACCGCTATCGCGAGCTCGCGTTCCTCAACTCCGGCGTGCGGATCCTGCTGCGCGACAAGCGGCACGAGGATGTGCTCGAACACGACCTGTTCTATGAGGGCGGGATCGCAGCGTTCGTGAAATATCTCGATCGCAACAAGCAGCCGCTGGTGGCCGAACCGATCGCGGTGTCCGCCGACAAGGACGGTATCGGGATCGACGTGTCGCTGCAGTGGAACGACAGCTATTACGAGAACGTCCTGTGCTTCACCAACAACATTCCGCAGCGCGACGGGGGCACGCACCTCGCCGCGTTCCGCGCCGCGCTGACGCGCACGCTCAACGGCTATGCCGACCGCGAAGGCCTGCTGAAAAAGGAAAAGGTCAGCCTGACGGGTGAGGACATGCGCGAAGGGCTGTCGGCGATCGTCAGCGTCAAGCTGCCCGATCCCAAATTCTCCTCGCAGACCAAGGACAAGCTGGTGTCGTCCGAAGTGCGCTCGCCGCTGGAAAGCCTGATGGGCGAGAAGATGACCGAGTGGCTCGAAGAGAACCCGGCCGATGCCAAGGCGATCATCCAGAAGATCATCGACGCCGCCGCCGCGCGCGAAGCCGCCAAGCGCGCCCGCGAAATGAGCCGCAAGGGCGCGATGAGCGTGGCCTCGCTGCCGGGCAAGCTGGCCGACTGTCAGGAGCGCGATGCGACCAAGGCCGAGCTGTTCCTGGTCGAGGGGGATTCCGCCGGCGGTTCGGCCAAGCAGGGGCGCGATCGCAAGATCCAGGCGATCCTGCCGCTCAAGGGCAAGATCCTCAATGTCGAGCGCGCGCGGTTCGACCGGATCATTTCGTCGAAGGAAGTCGGCACGCTGATCCAGGCGATGGGCACCGGCATCCGCGACGAATTCAACCTTGAAAAGCTGCGCTATCACAAGATCGTGATCATGACCGACGCCGATGTCGACGGTGCACATATCCGCACGCTGCTGCTCACCTTTTTCCATCGGCAGATGCCCGAAATCGTCAAGGCCGGGCACCTGTTCATCGCGCAGCCGCCGCTGTTCAAGGTCTCCAAGGGCCGCAGCGAGGTCTATCTCAAGGATCAGGCCGCGCTCGATCGCTATCTGGTCGATGCCGGGTTGCAGGGCCGGGTGCTCGAAACCGCGGGCGGCGCGCGTTCGGGCGAAGATTTGCACGGGCTGGTCGGACACGCTCTGCGGGTCCGCAACCTGATGGCGTTCGTACCGCGCAAATACGATCCGTCGGTCATCGAGCAGATGGCGCTCTCGGGCGCACTCGATCCCGACCTTGCGCGCGACGTGCGCGCGCAGGCGCTCGACCTCGCAGCCCGGCGCCTCGCCACCGCAGACGACGACGCGCGCTGGTCCGCGCAGCTGCGCGAGGACGGTTCGGTGCGGTTCGACCGGGTGTGGCGCGGGGTGACCGACGTGCACGAGATCGAGGCCAAGTTCATGGGCAGCGCCGAAGCGCGCAAGCTCCATTCGCTCGCCGGACAGCAGGCGGAAGTCTACGCCCGTCCGGCAAGGCTGGTGAAGGCAGGCGACGTCGCCGAAGCGGATGAACCGGAGGTCCCCGACGACGCCGACGAAGCCGAAGAGGAAGTGATCGATGCCAGCACGGACGATGCGATCTTCCGCCCGACCCAGCTGCTCGACAACGTGCTGGCTGCGGGACGCAAGGGTCTGTCGATCGCGCGCTACAAGGGGCTGGGCGAAATGAACGCCGAGCAATTGTGGGAGACCACGCTCGATCCCGAAGCGCGCGTGCTGCTGCAGGTCAAAGTCGAGGATGCCGACGTTACCGACGAAATCTTCACCCGGCTGATGGGCGACGTGGTCGAACCGCGCCGCGAATTCATTCAGGACAATGCGCTGAATGTCGCCAACCTCGATGTGTAG
- the guaA gene encoding glutamine-hydrolyzing GMP synthase: MDAEHLPDSILIVDFGSQVTQLIARRVREAGVYSEIAPFSMAEEAFKRLKPKGIILSGSPASVPDEGSPRAPQAFFEAGVPILGICYGQQVMSQQLGGEVRPGHETGEGGEFGRAYLTVTRDCALFDGLWKEGERHQVWMSHGDKVTQFAPGFEIVATSDGAPFAVIADEERKFYGTQFHPEVVHTPDGGRLLANFVRHVCGLTGDWTMAEFRKTKIEEIRAQVGSGRVICGLSGGVDSAVAAVLIHEAIGDQLTCVFVDHGLMRMNEAEQVVALFRDSYNIPLVHVNAEEEFLGGLAGVTDPEKKRKFIGGAFIDLFEKEAKAVGGADFLAQGTLYPDVIESVSFTGGPSVTIKSHHNVGGLPERMNMQLVEPLRELFKDEVRALGRELGLPEAFVARHPFPGPGLAIRIPGEVTKERCDILRKADAIYLEEIRNAGLYDAIWQAFAVLLPVKTVGVMGDGRTYDSVCGLRAVTSTDGMTADVYPFDAAFLTQVATRIVNEVQGINRVVYDYTSKPPGTIEWE, translated from the coding sequence ATGGACGCAGAGCATCTTCCAGATTCGATCCTGATCGTCGATTTCGGCAGCCAGGTAACCCAGCTGATTGCGCGCCGGGTGCGCGAGGCGGGGGTCTATTCCGAGATCGCCCCGTTCAGCATGGCCGAGGAAGCGTTCAAGCGGCTCAAGCCCAAGGGCATCATCCTGTCCGGCTCGCCCGCGAGCGTTCCCGACGAAGGCAGCCCGCGCGCACCGCAAGCCTTTTTCGAAGCGGGCGTGCCGATCCTCGGCATCTGTTATGGGCAGCAGGTGATGAGCCAGCAGCTGGGCGGCGAAGTCCGGCCCGGTCACGAGACCGGAGAAGGCGGCGAGTTCGGCCGCGCCTATCTCACCGTAACCAGGGATTGCGCGCTGTTCGACGGTCTCTGGAAAGAGGGCGAGCGGCACCAGGTCTGGATGAGCCACGGCGACAAGGTCACGCAGTTCGCGCCCGGATTCGAGATCGTCGCCACTTCGGACGGCGCGCCATTCGCGGTGATCGCCGACGAAGAGCGCAAATTCTACGGCACCCAGTTCCACCCCGAAGTGGTCCATACGCCCGATGGCGGCAGGCTGCTCGCCAATTTCGTGCGCCATGTCTGCGGGCTCACCGGCGACTGGACCATGGCCGAGTTCCGCAAGACCAAGATCGAGGAAATCCGCGCTCAAGTTGGCTCAGGCCGCGTAATCTGTGGGCTGTCGGGCGGGGTCGACTCTGCAGTCGCCGCGGTGCTGATCCACGAAGCGATCGGCGACCAGCTGACGTGCGTGTTCGTCGATCACGGTCTGATGCGCATGAACGAGGCAGAGCAGGTCGTCGCGCTGTTCCGCGACAGCTACAACATCCCGCTCGTCCATGTGAACGCGGAGGAAGAATTCCTCGGCGGGCTCGCGGGCGTCACCGATCCGGAGAAGAAGCGCAAGTTCATCGGCGGGGCGTTCATCGATCTGTTCGAAAAGGAAGCGAAAGCCGTTGGCGGAGCGGATTTCCTCGCGCAGGGCACGCTTTATCCGGACGTCATCGAATCGGTTTCCTTTACCGGCGGGCCAAGCGTCACGATCAAGAGCCACCACAATGTCGGAGGCCTGCCCGAGCGGATGAACATGCAGCTGGTCGAGCCGCTGCGCGAGCTGTTCAAGGACGAGGTGCGCGCGCTGGGCCGCGAGCTGGGGCTGCCCGAAGCTTTCGTCGCGCGGCACCCGTTCCCCGGCCCTGGCCTCGCCATCCGCATACCTGGCGAAGTGACCAAGGAACGCTGCGACATCCTGCGCAAGGCCGACGCGATCTATCTCGAGGAAATCCGCAACGCCGGATTGTACGACGCGATCTGGCAGGCGTTCGCGGTGCTGCTGCCGGTCAAGACCGTCGGCGTGATGGGCGACGGGCGCACCTATGACAGCGTGTGCGGGTTGCGCGCGGTGACCAGCACCGACGGGATGACGGCCGATGTCTATCCGTTCGACGCCGCTTTCCTGACGCAGGTCGCGACCCGGATCGTCAACGAGGTGCAGGGCATCAACCGGGTGGTGTACGACTACACGTCGAAACCGCCAGGCACGATCGAATGGGAGTAG
- a CDS encoding PIG-L family deacetylase, translating to MHRSVLAFAAAMLVAVMTPGAALTQESDSHDGPLPPLLVILAHPDDEVIIAPALARIARTGREVRIAFATSGDAGPGESGLEPGTALARLREEEARCSARALGIAEPVFWDLGDGKLSILARSEDSPANQALDLIRRAIAQHGPGQVMTFGPDGGYGHSDHRMVSALVSQAVQGMGEARPELLYAAIAEGTLPPIPELQRWATTAPDLISHTVLYEPLDLAAAQAATGCYESQFSAEVRAALATVFDQSIWRGTVKFRSGL from the coding sequence ATGCATCGATCGGTCCTCGCGTTTGCCGCGGCGATGCTGGTCGCCGTGATGACGCCGGGAGCCGCGTTGACACAGGAGAGCGACAGCCACGACGGGCCGCTGCCACCGCTGCTGGTGATCCTCGCGCACCCGGACGACGAAGTGATCATCGCCCCGGCGCTCGCCCGGATCGCGCGCACCGGACGCGAAGTGCGGATCGCCTTTGCCACCAGCGGCGACGCCGGTCCCGGCGAAAGCGGCCTTGAACCCGGAACCGCATTGGCGAGATTGCGCGAGGAGGAAGCGCGCTGTTCGGCGCGGGCGCTGGGCATTGCCGAACCGGTATTCTGGGACCTTGGCGATGGCAAACTCAGCATCCTGGCGCGTAGCGAGGACAGCCCGGCCAATCAGGCGCTCGATCTGATCCGTCGGGCGATCGCCCAGCACGGCCCGGGCCAGGTCATGACCTTCGGCCCCGATGGCGGATATGGCCATTCGGATCACCGGATGGTGAGTGCGCTGGTGTCGCAGGCGGTTCAGGGCATGGGCGAGGCGCGCCCGGAACTGCTTTATGCGGCAATCGCGGAGGGCACGCTGCCACCCATCCCCGAGCTGCAACGCTGGGCCACCACCGCCCCTGACCTGATCAGCCATACGGTGCTGTACGAACCGCTGGATCTGGCGGCCGCACAGGCTGCGACAGGCTGCTACGAGAGCCAGTTTTCCGCCGAAGTGCGCGCTGCGCTCGCCACGGTCTTCGACCAGTCGATCTGGCGCGGCACGGTGAAGTTTCGCAGCGGATTGTAG
- a CDS encoding amidohydrolase family protein, with protein sequence MIKHPLSFALVAATAALAGCPAAQAQEAATCRFTLEGANVFTGAGFEQRDVSVNGAMFVADHPEGAPRIPASWMYVMPPIVDVHTHTLDQVSKPGNSAHRDFLDRGIYFALNPNSILLEDGALPLAPDQVEVAFTGGGITGPGGHPRPLYEGLVRAGIYRDIAIEELPGRAYHEAATPEEAREAVRQVAATGVKAVKMMLYDHTSPGTDSLDEARFRAAVDEAKTLGLRPMIHVEYAHDARLAFELGVAAIVHMPGHSGPRRGKEELYRLTPQDAALAAKNNVAVVPTLAIAFNSASGDALLQAQELQAYNLKLLREAGVTIGAGSDRYSADALDELDLMRVSGIFDGPELLRIATENGFRIAFGEDRKGGKIAPGYEASFIALYSDPGRDWYSLRNPIAGIRGGVPIETGRVLIEACAAD encoded by the coding sequence ATGATCAAGCACCCACTCTCGTTCGCCCTTGTCGCTGCTACTGCTGCGCTCGCCGGTTGCCCCGCCGCTCAGGCGCAGGAGGCGGCGACATGCCGGTTCACGCTCGAAGGCGCGAACGTCTTTACCGGCGCAGGGTTCGAACAGCGCGACGTCTCGGTAAATGGCGCAATGTTCGTCGCCGATCATCCCGAAGGCGCGCCGAGGATCCCGGCGAGCTGGATGTACGTCATGCCGCCGATCGTCGATGTGCACACACACACGCTCGATCAGGTGTCCAAGCCGGGCAATTCGGCGCATCGCGATTTCCTCGATCGCGGGATCTATTTCGCACTCAATCCCAACAGCATCCTGCTCGAAGACGGGGCGCTGCCGCTGGCACCCGATCAGGTCGAGGTCGCCTTTACCGGCGGCGGCATCACCGGGCCGGGCGGACACCCGCGCCCGCTTTACGAAGGGTTGGTGCGCGCCGGGATCTATCGCGACATCGCGATCGAGGAGCTTCCAGGGCGCGCCTACCACGAGGCGGCCACGCCCGAAGAAGCGCGCGAGGCGGTCCGCCAGGTGGCGGCGACTGGCGTGAAAGCCGTCAAGATGATGCTTTACGATCACACGTCGCCCGGCACCGACTCGCTCGACGAGGCGCGCTTTCGCGCGGCCGTGGACGAGGCCAAGACGCTGGGCCTGCGGCCGATGATCCATGTCGAATATGCGCACGATGCGCGGCTTGCCTTCGAACTGGGCGTTGCCGCGATCGTCCACATGCCGGGCCATTCCGGGCCGCGACGCGGGAAAGAGGAACTGTACCGCCTCACGCCGCAGGACGCCGCTCTGGCAGCGAAGAACAACGTAGCCGTCGTGCCGACCCTGGCGATCGCCTTCAACAGTGCATCGGGCGATGCGTTGCTCCAAGCGCAGGAATTGCAGGCCTACAACCTCAAGCTCCTGCGCGAGGCTGGCGTGACCATCGGCGCGGGTTCCGACCGTTACAGCGCCGATGCGCTCGACGAGCTTGACCTGATGCGCGTCTCCGGAATCTTCGATGGACCGGAATTGCTGCGGATCGCGACCGAAAACGGCTTCCGCATCGCGTTCGGCGAAGATCGCAAGGGCGGCAAGATTGCGCCCGGGTACGAGGCTTCGTTTATCGCGCTGTATTCCGATCCGGGGCGCGACTGGTATTCGTTGCGCAATCCGATCGCCGGAATTCGGGGCGGAGTGCCGATCGAAACGGGCCGAGTGCTGATCGAGGCATGCGCCGCCGACTGA
- a CDS encoding M50 family metallopeptidase yields MRAVVEPGSQAEQVGRLLIAVVVVLALPALPFGTYLIYPFVILTTWFHEMGHGISALLVGQDFQRLLIYANGSGVAESLVDTDASRLTQAAIAAGGPLAPCIAGAGLILASAHRKLWRGTLVALAGVIFASVIVYVRSEVGIAVLPLVGALLVLIAWKAPDGFARFSLQFLGVLAAMSMLRDFNYLFTEQAVINGRRILSDTGQIEASLFLPHWFWAGAIIAASALMIGLSLKYALRDIRPGGPKRKPPANVLQFRRPGR; encoded by the coding sequence ATGCGGGCCGTGGTCGAGCCGGGAAGCCAGGCCGAACAGGTCGGCCGGTTGCTGATCGCGGTGGTGGTGGTGCTGGCGCTGCCGGCCCTGCCGTTCGGGACCTACCTGATCTATCCGTTCGTGATCCTGACCACATGGTTCCACGAGATGGGACACGGCATCAGCGCGCTGCTTGTCGGGCAGGATTTCCAGCGACTGCTGATCTACGCCAACGGCTCGGGCGTCGCAGAAAGCCTCGTCGACACCGATGCATCGCGGCTGACCCAGGCGGCGATCGCGGCGGGTGGCCCGCTCGCGCCGTGCATCGCCGGCGCGGGGTTGATCCTGGCCAGCGCGCATCGCAAGCTGTGGCGGGGTACGCTGGTAGCGCTGGCGGGCGTGATCTTCGCCTCGGTCATCGTCTATGTCCGCAGCGAGGTGGGAATCGCGGTGCTGCCGCTGGTGGGCGCGCTGCTGGTGCTGATCGCCTGGAAAGCGCCGGACGGATTCGCGCGTTTCAGCCTGCAGTTTCTCGGCGTGCTCGCGGCAATGAGCATGCTGCGCGATTTCAACTACCTGTTCACCGAACAGGCGGTGATCAACGGGCGGCGCATCCTGTCGGATACCGGGCAGATCGAGGCTTCGCTGTTCCTGCCGCACTGGTTCTGGGCAGGCGCCATCATCGCGGCTTCGGCGCTGATGATCGGGCTGAGCCTGAAATACGCCCTGCGCGACATTCGCCCGGGCGGGCCGAAGCGCAAGCCGCCGGCCAATGTCCTCCAGTTCCGGCGACCCGGGCGATAG
- a CDS encoding class I adenylate-forming enzyme family protein gives MNNQTAQALMPARLAEPFGSFIGILTEWSRCQPDALALVDEGREVYWAELIGEVERLAARLVETGLNPGQSVAILGYSSVEYALVFLAAVRAGGVAAPLTASATREQLEGMATDSGAIHLFIDAGKAAELGSDFMADLIRVPLEDIGQWMAPPGSRAPDFEPQPGDPFNIIYSSGTTGIPKGIVHSHQMRWRQFGATALSYLEAGLPVRSLASTPLYSNTTMVAFLAPLLAGGSVRVMGKFDCARWLEHAQTDRTTVTMLVPVQYQRLMDFERFDEFDLSSLVMKYCTSAPFSAELKREVLDRMPGGLVEIYSMTEGGVVCLLQADQFPDKLHTVGRPAPGSELKVLDDEDQEVPPGTPGNLIGRSLTMMSGYKNQPGKTAEAQWTDPETGEVWMRMGDIGRVDADGFVELVGRAKDMIISGGFNIYPSDLEAELEKEPDVVEAAVVGVPSKQWGETPVGFAVFSADARDAETIMGSVNARLGKTQRLSALHPIDEMPRSHIGKLLKTELRDRADQA, from the coding sequence ATGAACAACCAGACCGCCCAAGCGCTTATGCCGGCACGCCTCGCCGAGCCGTTCGGCTCCTTCATCGGCATCCTCACCGAGTGGTCGCGATGTCAGCCCGATGCGCTGGCGCTCGTCGACGAAGGGCGTGAAGTCTACTGGGCCGAACTGATCGGCGAAGTCGAGCGGCTCGCGGCACGACTGGTCGAAACGGGGCTAAATCCCGGTCAGTCCGTCGCGATCCTCGGCTACTCCTCGGTTGAGTATGCCCTCGTTTTCCTCGCCGCGGTGCGCGCAGGAGGTGTCGCGGCGCCGCTCACCGCCAGCGCCACGCGCGAGCAGCTCGAAGGCATGGCGACAGATTCGGGCGCGATCCACCTGTTCATCGATGCGGGAAAGGCGGCGGAACTGGGCTCCGATTTCATGGCCGACCTGATCCGCGTCCCGCTCGAGGATATCGGACAGTGGATGGCGCCGCCGGGCAGCCGCGCGCCCGATTTCGAGCCACAACCCGGCGATCCGTTCAACATCATCTATTCGAGCGGGACCACCGGCATTCCCAAGGGGATCGTGCATTCGCACCAGATGCGCTGGCGGCAATTCGGCGCGACCGCGCTGTCCTATCTCGAAGCGGGCCTGCCAGTGCGCTCGCTCGCTTCCACTCCGCTCTATTCGAACACCACCATGGTCGCTTTCCTCGCTCCGCTGCTCGCCGGAGGCAGCGTGCGGGTGATGGGCAAGTTCGATTGCGCCCGCTGGCTGGAGCACGCGCAAACCGACCGAACGACAGTGACCATGCTCGTTCCGGTGCAATACCAGCGGCTGATGGATTTCGAGCGGTTCGACGAATTCGACCTCTCCAGCCTGGTCATGAAATACTGCACTTCCGCGCCGTTCTCGGCGGAGCTGAAGCGCGAAGTGCTGGACCGGATGCCGGGCGGGCTGGTCGAAATCTATTCGATGACCGAGGGCGGGGTCGTGTGCCTGCTGCAGGCCGACCAGTTCCCCGACAAGCTCCACACCGTCGGCAGGCCCGCGCCCGGAAGCGAGCTCAAGGTGCTCGACGACGAAGATCAGGAAGTGCCGCCCGGCACGCCCGGCAACCTGATCGGTCGCTCGCTGACGATGATGTCGGGCTACAAGAACCAGCCGGGCAAGACCGCCGAGGCGCAATGGACCGATCCCGAAACCGGCGAAGTGTGGATGCGGATGGGCGATATCGGGCGGGTCGACGCAGACGGTTTCGTGGAACTGGTCGGGCGCGCCAAGGACATGATAATCTCGGGCGGCTTCAACATCTATCCGAGCGATCTCGAAGCGGAGCTGGAGAAAGAGCCGGACGTAGTCGAGGCGGCGGTCGTGGGCGTGCCGTCGAAGCAATGGGGCGAAACCCCGGTCGGCTTTGCGGTGTTTTCGGCGGATGCACGCGACGCGGAGACGATCATGGGCTCGGTGAATGCCCGGCTTGGGAAGACCCAGCGGCTGTCGGCGTTGCACCCGATCGACGAAATGCCGCGCAGTCACATCGGGAAGCTGCTCAAGACCGAGCTGCGCGACCGGGCCGACCAGGCATAG
- a CDS encoding lysophospholipid acyltransferase family protein — protein sequence MKHNETRNVTLLSRIVNRIILFLYKWKGWTIEGHLPGNLKKYVIAGAPHTSNWDFVFFAGATHAEQVQPNFMGKHTLFQGIMRNFMLDMGGIPVDRNAPGGIVEQMKAEFDRRKELALVIAAEGTRNTDGKWKSGFYRIAEAAGVPIVPAFADNDRMVIGFGPPMIPSGNYGEDLLKLAEWFRSKIPDYERYKVFEQQARDIVAGKNDV from the coding sequence TTGAAGCATAACGAAACGCGCAACGTCACGCTGCTTTCGCGCATCGTGAACCGGATCATCCTGTTCCTGTACAAATGGAAGGGCTGGACGATCGAAGGGCACCTGCCCGGGAACCTGAAGAAATACGTGATCGCCGGCGCGCCGCACACCTCGAACTGGGATTTCGTGTTCTTCGCCGGCGCAACCCATGCCGAGCAGGTGCAGCCCAATTTCATGGGCAAGCACACGCTGTTCCAGGGGATCATGCGGAACTTCATGCTCGACATGGGCGGCATCCCGGTCGATCGCAACGCCCCGGGCGGGATCGTGGAGCAGATGAAGGCCGAGTTCGATCGCCGCAAGGAACTTGCATTGGTGATCGCGGCAGAGGGCACCCGCAATACCGACGGCAAGTGGAAGTCGGGCTTTTACCGCATCGCGGAGGCGGCAGGCGTGCCGATCGTCCCGGCCTTTGCCGATAACGACAGGATGGTGATCGGCTTCGGCCCGCCGATGATCCCGTCCGGGAATTACGGCGAGGACCTGCTCAAGCTCGCCGAATGGTTCCGCTCCAAGATTCCCGACTACGAACGTTACAAGGTATTCGAACAGCAGGCGCGCGACATCGTTGCGGGCAAGAACGACGTCTGA
- a CDS encoding UrcA family protein — protein sequence MRFTLPIIALAALAAPLAAAPQTDVAIVDVRISYVDIDLSTPEGRATLEQRVETSVRKACTIESKSRFTYGRAILDEKCFADARVLALAEVERIAAAETRAGREVAAN from the coding sequence ATGCGTTTCACTCTCCCGATCATCGCGCTCGCCGCTCTTGCCGCGCCACTTGCCGCCGCACCGCAGACCGACGTGGCAATTGTCGACGTTCGCATCTCCTATGTCGATATCGACCTTTCGACCCCGGAAGGTCGCGCCACTCTCGAACAGCGCGTCGAAACGTCGGTGCGGAAGGCCTGTACGATCGAAAGCAAGTCCCGCTTTACCTATGGCCGTGCGATCCTTGACGAAAAATGCTTCGCCGACGCCCGCGTGCTGGCGCTTGCCGAAGTCGAGCGGATTGCCGCTGCCGAAACGCGCGCCGGGCGCGAAGTCGCCGCCAACTGA